In the genome of Paenibacillus pabuli, one region contains:
- a CDS encoding threonine aldolase family protein has product MIRFECDYNEGAHERILQRLISTNMEQTSGYGKDAHCDRARSLIRQACENEQADVHFLVGGTQTNTTVIASILRPYQGVIAATSGHIAVHETGAIEATGHKVITVPSEDGKITSDQVKAVYDAHWNDAAPEHCVQPGMVYISQPTENGTMYSKAELQALFDVSQQCGLPFFIDGARLGYALASRNCDMTLADLARLCDVFYIGGTKIGALMGEAVVILNDKLKPDFRYMIKQKGGLLAKGRLLGIQFETLFEDGLYLEISKHAVDMAMLIHDSLAEQGIAFLYDSPTNQQFPILPDALLQDLRSRYSFTFWEKVSDTHSVVRFCTSWATQRENVDSLIRDISQVLNQTKEPCYI; this is encoded by the coding sequence ATGATACGATTCGAATGTGATTACAACGAAGGCGCGCATGAGCGCATTTTGCAAAGACTGATTTCAACGAACATGGAACAAACGAGCGGCTACGGTAAAGATGCCCATTGTGATCGGGCGAGAAGTCTCATTCGACAAGCTTGTGAAAATGAACAGGCGGATGTGCATTTTTTGGTTGGTGGTACACAGACCAATACAACGGTTATTGCCTCCATTTTACGTCCATACCAAGGCGTGATTGCAGCGACTTCGGGCCACATCGCGGTCCATGAGACGGGAGCGATCGAAGCCACAGGTCACAAAGTGATCACGGTACCAAGCGAAGATGGGAAGATCACGTCAGACCAGGTCAAAGCTGTCTATGATGCTCATTGGAATGATGCAGCACCTGAACATTGTGTCCAGCCCGGAATGGTTTACATATCCCAGCCTACCGAGAACGGTACGATGTACAGCAAGGCAGAGCTGCAAGCATTGTTTGATGTAAGCCAACAGTGTGGTCTCCCGTTCTTTATTGATGGGGCGCGTCTTGGGTATGCTCTTGCTTCCCGGAATTGTGATATGACTCTCGCTGATCTCGCCCGCCTATGTGATGTATTCTATATTGGCGGAACCAAGATCGGAGCATTGATGGGGGAAGCGGTAGTCATCCTGAATGACAAGCTCAAGCCAGATTTTCGTTATATGATCAAACAAAAAGGCGGCCTGCTTGCCAAAGGCAGGTTGCTGGGGATTCAATTTGAAACTTTGTTTGAAGATGGCCTGTATCTTGAAATATCCAAGCATGCGGTGGACATGGCCATGTTAATACATGATTCGCTCGCAGAGCAAGGTATTGCTTTCCTATACGATTCACCAACCAATCAGCAATTTCCGATTCTGCCAGATGCTCTGCTTCAGGATTTGCGCAGCCGTTACTCGTTCACATTCTGGGAAAAGGTGTCCGATACACACAGCGTTGTTCGTTTTTGTACCAGTTGGGCAACCCAGCGGGAAAATGTGGATTCACTGATTCGTGATATTTCCCAGGTCTTAAACCAAACAAAAGAACCCTGTTATATTTAA
- a CDS encoding alpha-amylase family protein has translation MKFRQVHLDFHTSEAIEGIGRDFSKQQFQEMLQTGHVDSITLFSKCHHGWTYHPTTANQMHPHLNFDLLGAQIEAAHEIGVKTPVYLSAGLDERLARKHPQWLIRNQQEQISWTADFMTPGYHQFCMNTPYLDVLTLQVEEVVKKYDVDGIFLDIVGVRECYCQYCVAEIRSQGSDPRNIQDMRKLWEQTYARYANRMNETVHAVKPGLPVFHNSSHVDRGRRDLAQVNTHLELESLPTGGWGYDHFPLSARYVQTLGMDFLGMTGKFHTSWGEFGGYKHPNALRYETALSLANGARCSIGDQLHPDGQMDHATYSLIGEAYREVEAKEEWCRDTTAIADIALLSVEAALWETGGDPHNQHMHHHDIGAVRVLLEGHFLFDVVDLQADLSKYKVVILPDAISITESIKTKLTAFLAGGGKILATGRSGLSPDGTGFEFDLGVEYQEVSSFRPSYFRPKFELPSLRTASFVMYTEGQNTVPTADGIVLGSKENSYFNRDLFTFCSHQHTPSDLQESGTGMAEGEDGIYIAWNVFEDYATKGSLAVKEIICYALDRLLSNNKSLMTNLPAQGVTTLQMQPNSNRWVNHLLYASPVRRGQGVEVIEDLVPLINTEVTIAADDQVKDVYLAPQNLSLPFSQVNGLVTYTIPDWSCHQMVVVQF, from the coding sequence ATGAAATTTCGTCAAGTTCATCTCGACTTTCATACGTCAGAAGCCATTGAAGGCATTGGCCGTGATTTTTCGAAGCAGCAATTTCAAGAGATGCTCCAAACTGGACATGTCGATTCCATCACCCTATTCTCCAAGTGCCATCATGGCTGGACCTATCATCCGACTACTGCCAATCAAATGCATCCACATCTGAATTTCGATCTTCTGGGTGCCCAGATCGAGGCTGCTCATGAGATAGGCGTGAAGACTCCGGTCTATCTCTCTGCTGGCCTGGATGAGCGACTCGCACGCAAACATCCACAATGGCTCATCCGCAATCAGCAGGAGCAGATCAGTTGGACAGCCGACTTCATGACGCCAGGATATCATCAATTTTGCATGAACACCCCTTATCTGGACGTTCTCACTCTACAGGTCGAGGAAGTTGTCAAGAAATATGATGTGGACGGCATCTTCCTCGATATCGTTGGTGTCCGGGAATGTTATTGTCAATATTGTGTTGCCGAGATTCGCTCACAGGGCTCGGATCCACGAAACATTCAAGATATGAGAAAACTGTGGGAACAGACGTATGCTCGTTATGCTAATCGAATGAATGAGACTGTGCATGCAGTGAAACCTGGATTACCCGTGTTCCACAACAGCAGTCACGTCGACCGTGGGCGGCGGGATCTCGCCCAAGTGAATACCCATTTGGAGTTGGAATCGCTACCAACGGGCGGCTGGGGGTACGACCACTTCCCGCTTTCTGCACGTTATGTGCAGACACTGGGCATGGATTTCCTCGGCATGACCGGCAAATTCCATACCTCCTGGGGCGAATTCGGTGGATACAAACATCCCAACGCGCTGCGTTATGAAACTGCACTGAGCCTTGCGAACGGGGCACGCTGCTCCATTGGAGATCAGCTGCATCCGGATGGTCAGATGGATCATGCCACGTATTCGTTAATCGGGGAAGCTTACCGTGAGGTAGAAGCAAAGGAAGAATGGTGTCGCGATACTACCGCTATTGCCGATATCGCGTTGCTGTCAGTGGAGGCAGCCTTATGGGAAACCGGAGGCGATCCTCATAACCAGCACATGCACCACCACGATATCGGCGCTGTAAGAGTTTTGCTGGAAGGCCACTTTCTCTTCGATGTGGTAGATCTGCAGGCTGATCTTTCCAAATATAAAGTTGTTATTTTGCCGGATGCCATTAGCATCACCGAGTCAATCAAAACCAAACTGACAGCCTTTCTTGCCGGGGGCGGCAAAATTCTGGCCACTGGTCGTTCTGGGCTCTCACCGGATGGAACGGGCTTTGAATTCGATTTGGGTGTAGAATATCAGGAGGTTTCCTCATTCCGTCCCTCCTATTTCCGTCCGAAATTCGAGCTTCCTTCGCTGCGTACAGCCTCTTTCGTCATGTACACCGAAGGACAGAACACCGTGCCAACGGCAGACGGCATCGTACTTGGCAGTAAGGAAAATTCATATTTTAACCGTGACTTGTTCACGTTCTGCTCTCACCAGCATACACCTTCTGATCTGCAGGAATCGGGAACTGGCATGGCTGAAGGTGAGGATGGAATCTATATCGCATGGAATGTTTTTGAAGATTATGCGACGAAGGGGAGCTTGGCTGTCAAGGAAATCATCTGTTATGCGCTGGACCGCTTACTAAGTAATAATAAATCGTTGATGACCAATCTGCCTGCGCAAGGGGTTACCACGCTGCAGATGCAGCCAAACTCGAACCGTTGGGTGAATCATCTGCTGTATGCCTCTCCAGTACGTAGAGGACAAGGTGTGGAAGTTATCGAGGATTTGGTCCCGCTCATTAATACAGAGGTCACAATTGCAGCGGATGATCAAGTAAAGGATGTGTATCTGGCGCCACAGAACCTTAGTCTTCCATTCAGTCAGGTGAACGGCCTTGTGACCTACACAATACCGGATTGGTCCTGTCATCAAATGGTCGTGGTTCAATTTTAG
- a CDS encoding AraC family transcriptional regulator, whose amino-acid sequence MLVLELQVPPYPLLAAIGHTEWQPGMQHAQRSFDVFDLIVCAKGALYMEEDGHRYEIAEGMMLVLEPGKDHRGYRPTDVQTEVYWIHFQLPSVQKMILKEKTTWEQPLLQQTDQDIEAPPGVIEIPKFAAVDLRNLEPLMKEMLDLHHVLTRQRSFELHVLLGQFLLQLQKGMRQNSPQARSYFLSEKVAKYIGQRLEQPFDSGMMERDLLYHFDYLARCLKQYTGMSPLQYRHHLQIEKAKRLLSHSELPLKRIGELCGLQDHNYFTRLFKRQTSLTPGEYRKKHQLYFME is encoded by the coding sequence ATGCTTGTACTTGAACTTCAAGTCCCACCGTATCCACTGTTAGCAGCCATTGGGCACACTGAATGGCAGCCGGGGATGCAGCATGCCCAGCGTAGCTTTGACGTGTTCGATCTTATTGTTTGCGCCAAAGGAGCGTTATACATGGAAGAAGATGGCCACCGTTACGAGATTGCAGAAGGTATGATGCTGGTTCTTGAACCTGGCAAAGACCACCGTGGCTATAGACCAACGGATGTGCAGACGGAGGTATACTGGATTCATTTCCAGCTTCCCTCTGTGCAAAAGATGATTTTGAAAGAAAAGACGACTTGGGAGCAGCCTTTGCTTCAGCAAACAGACCAGGATATTGAGGCTCCCCCTGGAGTTATTGAAATTCCCAAATTCGCCGCGGTGGATTTACGTAACCTGGAGCCGTTAATGAAAGAAATGCTTGATCTGCACCATGTACTTACCCGTCAGCGTTCCTTCGAGCTTCATGTTCTGTTAGGCCAGTTCCTGCTGCAATTACAAAAGGGAATGAGACAGAACAGCCCGCAGGCTCGATCCTATTTTCTGAGCGAGAAGGTAGCGAAATATATTGGTCAACGCCTGGAGCAGCCGTTTGATTCCGGAATGATGGAGCGTGATCTGCTTTATCATTTTGATTACCTGGCTCGCTGCCTGAAGCAGTATACGGGGATGAGCCCCCTGCAATACAGGCATCACCTGCAAATAGAGAAGGCCAAACGGTTATTGTCACATTCTGAGCTTCCACTCAAGCGTATCGGCGAGTTGTGTGGACTGCAGGACCATAACTATTTTACACGGTTGTTCAAACGTCAAACTTCCCTCACGCCTGGAGAGTACCGCAAGAAGCATCAGTTGTATTTCATGGAATAG
- a CDS encoding multidrug effflux MFS transporter → MKKYAVPSLLLMIVLIAFPQISETIYTPSLPDIAAALGVSDSSVQFTLSIYFIGFALGVFCWGWLSDLIGRRPAMLGGLIVYGIGSLMCFYSDSIQLLLIGRFIQAFGAATGSIITQTMLRESVSGDRRHAMFAQISAVIAFTPAVGPLIGGWIDQALGFRWVFLALVVMSVLLFIYAFLKLPETTNVSLRFKVAILPVVKKMLAMPRVMVFGVLIGGINGVLFSYYAEAPFIFIEHFDLSPGVYGFLGIIVALASVVGAMISKKLLTVYAPEKIIRLGCLVMTSGALLLTLGSSLSMLPNLLQISCMLFAMFVLLIGAGIALPNCLSLALVHFHDVIGTAGAIFSLGYYLLVSLTTWGMGALHNGSLLMMPLYFLVISGVMWLLGKGFIFEE, encoded by the coding sequence ATGAAGAAATATGCAGTACCATCTTTGCTGTTAATGATTGTTCTTATCGCTTTTCCACAAATCAGTGAGACCATCTACACTCCATCGCTGCCAGATATCGCAGCAGCACTGGGTGTATCTGATAGTTCCGTACAGTTCACGTTAAGCATCTATTTTATAGGATTTGCCTTGGGCGTATTCTGCTGGGGCTGGCTGTCGGACTTGATTGGTCGTAGACCTGCAATGCTGGGTGGTCTCATCGTATATGGGATCGGAAGCTTGATGTGCTTTTATTCGGATTCGATTCAGTTGCTTCTCATTGGCCGTTTCATACAGGCTTTCGGTGCCGCAACTGGCTCGATTATCACCCAAACCATGCTTCGAGAAAGTGTATCGGGAGATCGAAGACATGCGATGTTTGCCCAAATCTCTGCTGTCATTGCATTTACGCCGGCAGTTGGACCACTTATTGGTGGTTGGATTGATCAGGCCCTTGGCTTCAGATGGGTGTTCTTGGCGTTAGTAGTGATGAGCGTGTTGTTGTTCATTTATGCTTTTCTTAAACTCCCGGAGACAACGAACGTTTCTTTACGATTCAAAGTCGCTATACTTCCGGTTGTAAAAAAGATGCTAGCTATGCCGCGCGTAATGGTGTTTGGCGTGTTGATCGGAGGTATTAACGGAGTTTTATTCAGTTATTATGCCGAAGCTCCCTTCATCTTCATTGAACACTTTGATCTGTCGCCTGGCGTTTATGGTTTTCTGGGCATTATTGTGGCCTTGGCATCGGTGGTCGGTGCAATGATCTCCAAAAAATTATTGACCGTTTACGCACCGGAAAAGATCATTCGTTTGGGTTGTCTGGTCATGACCAGCGGAGCTCTGCTCTTAACTCTTGGAAGCAGCTTGTCTATGCTGCCCAATCTTTTGCAGATCAGTTGCATGTTATTTGCCATGTTTGTTCTGTTGATTGGCGCAGGTATTGCTTTACCCAATTGTCTAAGTCTTGCGCTTGTTCATTTTCATGATGTGATTGGCACCGCCGGTGCGATATTTAGCTTAGGCTACTATTTGCTGGTAAGCCTTACGACATGGGGAATGGGTGCTCTCCACAACGGTTCATTGCTGATGATGCCTTTATATTTTCTGGTCATTAGCGGCGTAATGTGGTTGCTTGGCAAAGGTTTTATTTTTGAAGAGTAA
- a CDS encoding CcdC protein domain-containing protein, whose translation MRFFDFMFISGIDPKTLGFLNNVVALSYIAIWRMASFIKFHNSKSSTISAWDRTS comes from the coding sequence ATCCGATTCTTTGACTTCATGTTCATCTCAGGTATTGATCCCAAAACTCTTGGATTCCTGAATAATGTAGTCGCCTTATCCTATATTGCCATTTGGCGAATGGCCAGCTTCATTAAATTTCACAATTCGAAGTCTAGTACGATTAGCGCTTGGGACAGAACTTCTTAG
- a CDS encoding YjcZ family sporulation protein translates to MSEVGYGNGNVGGLGGYGGFTSIGAILVLFILLVIISKAFLV, encoded by the coding sequence ATGAGTGAAGTAGGATATGGAAATGGAAATGTTGGAGGTCTTGGTGGATACGGTGGTTTCACATCCATCGGCGCAATCCTTGTTCTGTTCATCTTGTTGGTCATCATCTCTAAAGCTTTCCTGGTTTAA
- a CDS encoding sensor histidine kinase: MTLKKRIFLLFFLSAFIPFISIFAISYYTIDSIFANKIDDGIRSNLQQVTSSLENSITNLNHVTQQLSYSGTLGKKLDEVLKPSSNIFELIETRDELKSELNVVTFTNPNIGLTLYYFQKDGSTQFGNFPIKDRFAPESLPVLSKAYGITYYGPHVSMNRFDDQLVLSAMRKVKLPQRDDVYIYVESGFHLAQDILGYNQYKGDVSHLILDGEGNIVYSEIPEAMKVGENFSSLSKGAVSDGIARDHHWFRQDSTQNWSVVSVISQAKYQQEKNQWLLQILLVALFFLGFTVFLAWLLWKMVYKPLGLFHSEINGMSQNPQTTGSQTRTQIPEFDFLLGEFSNMQHQIGDLFKEVQQKEKIRADLEVEKLLYQINPHFLMNTLDTVHWLAVMNGQGEIDKLVQSLNKLLYYNLGKLGQVSTMEEEIDALRQYLILQQIRYDFEFDVRISADEQVLQIPVPRFILQPLVENSLYHGLSDEGFIQIEVTRKETLNIMIQDNGAGMTEEAIERLLNNRVAEHQKVGMGIGLNYVHRMLQAQYGDQAQLVIESELGTGTSILLILPIKGEDISA; the protein is encoded by the coding sequence ATGACACTCAAAAAAAGAATATTTTTGCTGTTTTTTCTCAGTGCGTTTATCCCCTTCATTAGTATATTTGCAATTTCCTACTACACCATTGATTCCATTTTTGCGAACAAGATCGATGATGGCATTCGGAGCAATTTACAGCAGGTGACTTCCTCACTGGAGAATTCGATCACCAACCTGAATCATGTTACTCAGCAATTGTCCTACAGTGGTACATTAGGCAAGAAGTTAGACGAGGTGCTGAAACCATCCTCCAATATATTTGAATTGATTGAAACGCGGGATGAATTAAAGAGCGAATTAAACGTCGTCACGTTTACCAACCCGAATATAGGTTTGACATTGTATTATTTTCAGAAGGATGGCTCCACACAGTTCGGAAACTTCCCCATAAAGGATCGTTTTGCACCCGAATCTTTGCCTGTGCTCTCCAAAGCATATGGGATTACCTACTATGGTCCTCATGTCAGTATGAACCGGTTTGATGATCAACTCGTCTTATCCGCCATGCGGAAGGTAAAATTACCCCAGAGGGACGATGTTTATATTTACGTTGAATCTGGTTTTCATCTTGCACAGGATATATTGGGTTACAATCAGTACAAGGGGGATGTATCCCATCTGATCCTCGATGGAGAGGGAAACATTGTGTACAGTGAGATTCCGGAAGCGATGAAAGTGGGGGAGAATTTCTCCAGCTTATCGAAGGGTGCAGTGTCCGACGGAATAGCTCGTGATCATCATTGGTTCAGGCAGGACTCCACTCAGAACTGGAGTGTTGTGTCCGTAATCTCGCAGGCCAAGTACCAACAGGAGAAAAATCAGTGGCTGCTCCAAATATTACTGGTCGCTTTATTTTTCCTTGGATTTACGGTATTTCTGGCTTGGCTGCTGTGGAAGATGGTTTATAAACCCCTCGGACTGTTTCATTCGGAAATCAACGGAATGTCTCAAAATCCACAAACGACAGGCAGCCAGACCCGCACACAAATTCCCGAATTTGATTTTTTGTTGGGCGAGTTCTCGAATATGCAGCATCAAATCGGTGACCTCTTTAAAGAGGTGCAGCAGAAAGAGAAAATTCGTGCAGATCTCGAAGTGGAGAAGCTGCTGTACCAGATCAATCCTCATTTTTTGATGAATACGCTGGATACCGTGCACTGGCTGGCGGTAATGAATGGTCAAGGGGAGATCGACAAGCTGGTACAGTCGCTGAATAAGCTGTTGTATTACAATTTGGGCAAATTAGGTCAGGTTTCCACGATGGAAGAGGAAATTGACGCGCTTCGACAGTACTTGATTCTGCAACAAATCCGCTATGATTTTGAATTTGATGTGCGCATTTCGGCTGATGAACAAGTGCTTCAAATACCTGTACCTCGTTTTATTCTACAGCCGTTGGTTGAAAATTCACTTTACCACGGACTGAGCGACGAAGGTTTTATTCAGATTGAAGTTACACGCAAAGAAACGCTGAACATTATGATTCAGGATAATGGAGCAGGCATGACGGAGGAAGCGATTGAAAGACTTCTGAACAATCGTGTAGCTGAACATCAAAAAGTAGGGATGGGCATTGGGCTCAATTATGTTCATCGTATGTTACAAGCACAATACGGGGATCAAGCTCAACTGGTAATTGAGAGTGAATTGGGAACAGGCACAAGCATATTGCTTATACTTCCGATCAAAGGAGAAGATATCTCGGCATGA
- a CDS encoding response regulator transcription factor: protein MIKVLIVDDDKLVRKGISSAMPWNEFGMEVVGEASNGAKALDFLESNSVDLMLTDLAMPVMSGIELMRAARQIYPELHIVVLTLHQDFDYIQEALRLGAIDYIAKVQLEKEQFEHVLNRIHTRIGELTNTRRKLPQLGETNVHYRKVYALVSLERKSGQIWPIESEPSVDEVRFEVERNSWMWAVPQGGEDQLFDRLKGYLDQVPQGALLVLSDVQERTWSQIQNWIINYTETSLFYAYEPQDPVIVVSINEEDTAPTEPRDEDMDRIKRSWFLSPWTHNDNYYNQLVEEFKSLRLQKGQLMGLLYSLVMEWNHLFAQTTLGRISMIHSFQSWYEVEQWIKQTAESIRKADEQTSYSQEMIDGVKKAVMIMQNDLDQAFTASGLSQQLNISRSYFSQCFKDIMGKTFNDYSRYIRMEKSKEYLLNTNNTIFWIAERVGYTDEKYFSRIFRELTGVLPSEYRQLGRADK, encoded by the coding sequence ATGATTAAGGTATTGATTGTGGATGACGATAAATTGGTACGTAAAGGAATTAGCTCCGCGATGCCATGGAACGAGTTCGGCATGGAGGTTGTTGGAGAAGCAAGTAACGGGGCTAAGGCGCTGGATTTTCTGGAATCCAACTCGGTGGATCTGATGCTAACGGATCTGGCGATGCCGGTGATGTCTGGCATTGAACTGATGCGCGCCGCAAGACAGATCTACCCGGAACTTCATATTGTCGTGCTTACCCTTCATCAGGATTTTGATTATATCCAGGAAGCGCTTCGGCTGGGAGCGATCGACTATATAGCCAAAGTTCAGCTTGAGAAGGAACAATTCGAACATGTACTGAATCGAATACATACCCGGATTGGTGAGCTCACGAATACAAGACGAAAGCTGCCGCAGCTAGGTGAAACTAACGTCCATTATCGTAAAGTGTATGCACTTGTTTCACTGGAACGAAAATCCGGCCAGATCTGGCCCATTGAATCCGAACCCAGCGTAGACGAGGTCCGATTTGAAGTGGAACGGAACAGTTGGATGTGGGCGGTACCTCAGGGTGGAGAGGATCAGTTATTTGATAGATTGAAGGGTTATCTGGATCAAGTTCCTCAAGGTGCGCTACTGGTGCTGTCTGATGTACAGGAACGGACATGGTCGCAAATTCAAAACTGGATTATAAACTATACAGAAACGTCCTTATTTTATGCGTATGAACCCCAAGATCCGGTTATTGTCGTTTCTATAAATGAAGAAGATACAGCTCCAACAGAACCTCGGGATGAGGACATGGATCGGATTAAGCGGAGTTGGTTTCTATCTCCGTGGACGCATAATGATAATTACTATAACCAGCTTGTTGAAGAGTTTAAATCTCTAAGGCTGCAAAAAGGGCAGCTGATGGGATTACTGTACTCCCTGGTCATGGAGTGGAACCATCTTTTCGCACAGACTACGCTGGGCAGAATCTCCATGATCCATTCTTTTCAATCCTGGTACGAGGTGGAACAGTGGATCAAACAGACCGCTGAGAGTATTCGAAAGGCGGATGAACAGACTTCGTATTCTCAGGAAATGATAGATGGGGTGAAAAAAGCCGTAATGATTATGCAGAATGATCTGGATCAGGCATTTACAGCTTCAGGGCTGTCCCAGCAGCTCAACATTAGCCGCAGCTATTTCAGCCAATGCTTCAAGGACATCATGGGAAAAACCTTTAATGATTATTCCCGATATATACGAATGGAGAAGTCGAAAGAGTATTTATTGAACACAAACAACACGATTTTCTGGATTGCAGAGCGGGTGGGTTATACGGATGAGAAATATTTCAGCCGAATCTTTCGCGAACTGACAGGCGTGCTGCCGAGTGAATATCGACAATTAGGCAGAGCGGACAAATAG
- a CDS encoding extracellular solute-binding protein, translating into MIKKMAACVVVVSLIAGIVFFSMSYFRESWDSPLAPATTISDTATINPFGKYKNPVSIRLGYVVDPTGTDLSEGETLEKNMWKTAIKQNLNIDVEVMWQVSKENFGQKIDLAIASNDLPDAMIVNQVQLNEMVKAGEIEDLTKAYTSSASPEMKKIIDSTNGLAREQVTFEGKMMAVPSVTAEDFSMLWIRQDWLDRLGLKPPKTVDELEEIAKAFVELDPDGNGKRDTIGLASSTSLFNDFNNSGFAFDLTPIFSAYGSFPGYWLEKDGKPVYGSILPETRNALLKLRNMYAKGLLDPELGIRKEPEETVINGQAGMFFQGFFAGYWPLPSAWLNDPKANWQAYALPLDANGAYHVKVANPSSSFLVVRRGYAHPEAIIKINNLYLRDEFKYGTSFMLSRNFFAPADEARYESKAVQEILAGTKTPADFKDKSEYKLLENTVSTIKQTKLKPYDQLGISYWDQHNENFMRGYSLLVGGRNFFDPNIHKVRSLTYKRTPAVERLWSKLSKLEHDTFLKIILGAAPIDSFDQFVQEWKEQGGDQVTAEVTASQKQR; encoded by the coding sequence ATGATCAAGAAGATGGCTGCGTGTGTTGTTGTCGTCAGCTTGATTGCAGGTATCGTATTCTTCAGTATGTCCTATTTTCGTGAATCTTGGGATTCACCACTGGCGCCAGCAACAACCATCTCTGACACAGCCACCATAAATCCATTTGGTAAATATAAAAATCCAGTCTCCATAAGGTTGGGATATGTGGTTGACCCCACAGGGACGGATCTCTCTGAAGGAGAGACGTTAGAAAAGAACATGTGGAAAACGGCGATTAAGCAAAACCTTAACATTGATGTCGAGGTCATGTGGCAGGTATCCAAGGAGAATTTCGGTCAGAAAATTGATTTGGCTATCGCCAGCAATGATTTGCCAGATGCGATGATCGTTAATCAGGTTCAGTTGAACGAGATGGTCAAAGCAGGAGAAATTGAAGATCTGACCAAGGCATATACAAGCAGTGCTTCACCCGAGATGAAGAAAATTATTGACAGCACCAATGGATTGGCACGGGAACAAGTGACCTTTGAAGGGAAAATGATGGCTGTTCCATCTGTCACTGCGGAAGATTTCAGCATGCTCTGGATCAGGCAGGACTGGCTGGATCGTCTTGGTTTGAAACCACCAAAAACGGTGGATGAACTGGAAGAGATCGCAAAGGCTTTTGTGGAGCTGGACCCGGATGGAAACGGGAAACGGGATACGATCGGGCTTGCCTCAAGCACGAGTCTGTTTAATGATTTTAACAACAGCGGATTTGCTTTTGATCTGACACCGATCTTCTCGGCTTATGGGTCTTTCCCCGGATATTGGCTTGAGAAAGACGGGAAACCTGTATACGGTTCAATTCTACCAGAGACAAGGAACGCCTTGCTCAAGCTTCGTAATATGTATGCCAAAGGTCTCCTTGATCCAGAACTGGGCATCCGCAAAGAGCCAGAGGAAACCGTCATTAACGGACAGGCGGGGATGTTCTTCCAAGGTTTCTTTGCGGGCTACTGGCCGCTTCCAAGCGCATGGCTGAATGATCCAAAGGCGAACTGGCAGGCATACGCGCTCCCGCTTGATGCAAACGGAGCATATCATGTGAAGGTGGCTAATCCCTCGAGTTCTTTCCTGGTGGTAAGAAGGGGGTATGCTCATCCCGAAGCGATCATCAAGATAAACAATCTGTACCTCCGTGATGAGTTCAAGTATGGTACGAGTTTTATGCTCAGTCGCAATTTCTTTGCCCCGGCAGATGAAGCCCGATATGAATCCAAGGCCGTGCAGGAGATTCTGGCCGGAACCAAAACCCCAGCCGATTTCAAGGACAAGTCTGAATATAAGCTGCTGGAAAATACAGTTTCGACGATTAAACAAACCAAGCTAAAGCCTTATGATCAACTTGGCATTTCGTATTGGGATCAGCACAACGAGAACTTTATGCGTGGTTATTCACTGCTCGTGGGTGGAAGAAACTTCTTTGATCCGAATATCCATAAAGTTCGAAGCCTTACCTACAAACGAACGCCAGCGGTGGAGAGATTATGGAGCAAATTGTCCAAGCTGGAACATGATACATTTCTGAAAATTATTTTAGGCGCTGCACCGATCGATTCATTCGATCAATTTGTACAGGAGTGGAAAGAACAGGGAGGCGACCAAGTGACTGCTGAAGTGACTGCTTCCCAGAAGCAGCGCTGA